One genomic window of Lytechinus variegatus isolate NC3 chromosome 1, Lvar_3.0, whole genome shotgun sequence includes the following:
- the LOC121419324 gene encoding NADH dehydrogenase [ubiquinone] flavoprotein 1, mitochondrial-like produces the protein MALSSRGISFLRAGVGRLQTQATCSLATSSRHNASADKNDPLKDEDRIFTNLYGRHDWKLKGAMSRGDWYKTKEILLKGHEWILKEIRDSGLRGRGGAGFPTGMKWGFMNKPSDGRPKYLVVNADEGEPGTCKDREIMRHDPHKLVEGCLVAGRAMGARAAYIYIRGEFYNEASNMQLAIKEAYEAGFLGKNACGSGYDFDVYMHRGAGAYICGEETALIESLEGKQGKPRLKPPFPADVGVFGCPTTVANVETVAVAPIICRRGASWFAGFGRERNQGTKLFNISGNVNTPCTVEESMSIPLKVLIEKHAGGVEGGWDNLLAVIPGGSSTPLIPKDVCDDVLMDFDALVAAQTGLGTAAVIVMNKQADVVRSIARLMEFYQHESCGQCTPCREGTGWMTKITNRFVEGNAKPDEIDMLYELSKQIEGHTICALGDGAAWPVQGLIRHFRPELEARMKRFHEAKQKASATA, from the exons GACGACTTCAAACTCAGGCAACGTGCAGTTTAGCTACATCATCTCGACACAATGCAAGTGCTGATAAA AATGATCCTCTGAAGGATGAAGATAGGATATTTACCAATCTCTATGGCAGACATGACTGGAAGCTGAAAGGAGCAATGTCAAGG GGAGACTGGTACAAGACCAAGGAAATTCTGCTGAAAGGACATGAATGGATATTAAAAGAGATAAGAGACTCTGGTCTAAGAGGAAGAGGTGGTGCAGGCTTTCCAACTGGTATGAAGTGGGGTTTCATGAACAAGCCATCGGATGGAAG ACCTAAATATCTTGTAGTGAATGCAGATGAAGGGGAACCAGGTACATGTAAAGACAGGGAGATAATGAGGCATGACCCTCACAAGCTAGTAGAAGGCTGTCTGGTTGCAGGCAGAGCCATGGGAGCTAGAGCAg CTTACATCTACATCCGTGGAGAGTTCTACAATGAGGCCTCAAACATGCAGCTTGCTATTAAAGAG GCTTATGAAGCAGGTTTTCTTGGAAAGAATGCATGTGGATCTGGGTATGACTTTGATGTCTACATGCATAGAGGAGCTGGAGCTTATATCTGTGGAGAAGAAACT GCCCTGATTGAAAGTCTAGAAGGCAAACAAGGCAAGCCCCGTCTTAAGCCTCCTTTTCCTGCTGACGTTGGTGTCTTTGGTTGCCCTACCACCGTGGCTAATGTAGAGACAGTCGCTGTTGCACCA ATCATCTGTAGGAGGGGAGCTTCGTGGTTCGCTGGCTTTGGACGTGAACGCAACCAGGGCACCAAACTCTTCAACATCTCAGGCAATGTGAACACTCCCTGTACAGTGGAGGAATCCATGTCTATTCCTCTGAAGGTCTTGATTGAGAAGCATGCTGGTGGTGTAGAAGGTGGATGGGATAACCTGTTGGCTGTCATACCTGGTGGCTCATCTACCCCTCTAATCCCTAAAGA TGTGTGTGATGACGTGTTGATGGATTTTGATGCCCTGGTTGCCGCTCAGACTGGTCTTGGTACTGCTGCCGTCATCGTGATGAACAAGCAGGCTGATGTTGTCCGATCTATTGCAAGGCTCATGGAGTTTTACCAGCATGAGAGCTGTGGACAG TGCACACCATGCAGAGAAGGAACTGGCTGGATGACCAAGATTACTAACAGATTTG TGGAAGGCAATGCCAAGCCAGACGAGATTGATATGTTGTATGAGCTGAGTAAGCAGATTGAAGGTCATACTATTTGTGCACTCGGGGATGGTGCAGCATGGCCCGTACag GGTCTTATTCGTCACTTCCGCCCAGAGCTAGAAGCTAGGATGAAACGGTTCCACGAGGCCAAGCAGAAAGCATCAGCCACTGCATAA